In one Rhodohalobacter sp. 614A genomic region, the following are encoded:
- a CDS encoding alpha-glucuronidase family glycosyl hydrolase — protein MKVSVLTFLLLVLTSISIHPTVTFGQNIDDGYRAWLNYEKVENQELLNDYRNVLSSVVLKGNSPTMAVIKEELNIALPDLLGLEISFSDQVQNNGTLLIGTPESSSQISSLNFDEKLAQIGDEGYLIEHADLDGYRSLVITANTDIGLLYGVFGLLKQIQTHQNISEISIQSAPKVEYRMVNHWDNLSRLVERGYAGLSIWDWGTLPEYKHPRYTDYARLNASIGINATAVNNVNADPRMLSDQFLEKLVVLADIFRPYGIKVFISINYQAPISVGGLDTADPLDPNVRNWWAEKADQIYDMIPDFGGFLVKADSEGQPGPFAYDRNHAEGANVLAEALEPHGGVVIWRAFVYSPEQEDRFREAYDEFVPLDGQFKDNVILQVKNGPIDFQPREPFSPLFGAMEETNTMLELQITQEYFGFSYHLAYQGTLFEEALDSDTFANGEGSTVGKVVAGEVFDYEHTGMAGVLNIGTDRNWTGHPFVQSSWYAFGRLAWDYTLSAGEIADEWLKMTFTNKPEFLDPISEVMMISREAGVNYRSPLGLTHLYAQGHHYGPAPWTSDLPRPDWTAVYYHKADVDGIGFDRTQSGSNAIEQYHEPVRKRFNKIESTPEDYLLWFHHVDWNYEMNSGRTLWEELVHKYYEGVEQVRWMQEQWNSIEGLIDEHRFEHVKALLEIQEKDAVRWRDSCVLYFQTFSDMPIPDQYEKPEHDLEYYKSLERSLYIPSPRYD, from the coding sequence ATGAAAGTATCTGTTTTAACCTTTTTATTACTAGTACTCACCTCAATTTCAATCCATCCAACAGTAACTTTTGGCCAAAATATAGATGATGGATATAGAGCATGGCTTAACTACGAAAAAGTAGAGAATCAAGAATTACTAAATGATTATCGGAATGTTTTGAGTTCCGTGGTGCTGAAGGGAAACTCTCCGACGATGGCTGTAATTAAGGAAGAATTAAATATAGCTCTTCCAGATTTATTGGGTCTTGAGATTTCTTTTTCTGATCAGGTTCAAAATAACGGTACGCTACTGATTGGAACGCCTGAATCTTCCTCTCAAATATCATCGCTTAATTTTGATGAAAAACTGGCTCAAATCGGAGATGAAGGTTACCTGATCGAACACGCTGATTTGGATGGATATCGCTCTCTAGTAATTACTGCGAATACAGATATTGGATTATTATATGGCGTGTTCGGGTTATTAAAACAGATTCAAACTCACCAAAATATTTCTGAGATATCCATTCAAAGTGCTCCAAAAGTGGAATATAGAATGGTCAATCATTGGGATAATTTAAGTCGCCTCGTTGAACGTGGGTACGCCGGACTTTCTATTTGGGATTGGGGAACTTTGCCTGAATACAAACATCCGCGTTATACCGATTACGCCAGGTTAAATGCTTCCATTGGGATTAATGCTACAGCCGTTAATAATGTAAATGCTGATCCCCGAATGTTATCCGATCAATTTTTGGAGAAGCTTGTGGTTCTTGCAGATATTTTTCGTCCGTATGGTATTAAAGTTTTCATATCCATCAATTACCAGGCGCCGATATCGGTTGGAGGGTTGGATACGGCCGATCCTCTTGATCCAAATGTTCGAAATTGGTGGGCAGAAAAAGCGGATCAAATTTATGATATGATACCGGATTTTGGTGGTTTTCTTGTGAAAGCTGATTCCGAAGGACAGCCGGGGCCGTTCGCGTATGATAGAAATCACGCTGAAGGCGCGAATGTTTTGGCAGAAGCTCTTGAACCTCATGGCGGTGTGGTGATCTGGCGTGCATTTGTGTACAGTCCGGAACAGGAGGACCGTTTCCGTGAAGCTTATGATGAATTTGTTCCTCTTGACGGTCAATTTAAAGACAATGTAATTCTTCAGGTTAAAAACGGCCCGATTGATTTCCAGCCAAGGGAACCGTTTTCGCCGCTGTTTGGAGCAATGGAGGAGACGAACACAATGCTCGAACTCCAGATCACTCAGGAATATTTCGGCTTTTCATATCATCTGGCCTATCAGGGAACACTTTTTGAGGAAGCTTTGGACTCCGATACATTCGCGAATGGAGAAGGATCTACGGTCGGAAAAGTTGTGGCCGGAGAAGTTTTTGATTACGAGCACACTGGAATGGCCGGGGTTTTGAACATTGGAACGGATCGTAATTGGACCGGGCATCCGTTTGTTCAATCCAGTTGGTATGCTTTTGGCCGGTTGGCCTGGGATTACACACTTTCTGCCGGCGAAATTGCTGATGAGTGGCTGAAAATGACGTTTACAAATAAACCGGAATTTCTTGATCCCATTAGCGAAGTCATGATGATTTCTCGAGAAGCCGGTGTTAATTATCGATCCCCTCTGGGCTTAACACATCTTTACGCCCAGGGACATCATTATGGTCCCGCACCGTGGACGTCTGATTTGCCACGCCCCGATTGGACGGCAGTTTACTATCACAAAGCAGATGTGGATGGAATTGGATTTGATCGCACCCAGAGCGGTTCAAACGCTATTGAACAGTATCATGAACCGGTTAGGAAACGATTTAATAAAATAGAATCAACACCAGAAGATTACCTGCTGTGGTTTCATCATGTTGACTGGAATTACGAGATGAATTCCGGACGGACACTTTGGGAGGAATTGGTTCATAAATATTACGAAGGAGTTGAACAGGTCCGGTGGATGCAAGAGCAGTGGAATTCTATAGAAGGATTGATTGATGAACATCGGTTTGAACATGTGAAGGCACTACTTGAAATCCAGGAGAAAGACGCTGTTCGATGGCGGGATTCGTGTGTGCTCTATTTTCAAACTTTTTCCGACATGCCGATTCCTGACCAATATGAAAAACCGGAGCATGATTTAGAGTATTATAAATCGCTTGAGAGAAGTTTGTATATCCCGTCACCGCGTTATGACTAG
- a CDS encoding glycosyltransferase — protein MPVQKNLLIIGKVWPEPKSSAAGSRMIQLIELFLDDGWDITFSSPAAKSDYSFDLSEIGVDEQPILLNDSSFDDFIRQLNPDAVLFDRYMTEEQFGWRVAENCPDALRILDTEDLHCLRNARQNAWKKNLKFEVDDLLSEETAKREIASILRCDLSLIISDVEIQILKDAFHIDEKLLLYLPFLLNFDKEPFHEPTLSFEERNGFVAIGNFRHEPNWNAVLWLKEEIWPFIRAKLPSAKLYVYGSYPAKKNFQLSNPDDGFLIKGRASDAKEVIGKAKVLLAPLRFGAGIKGKLVEAMLCGTPSVTTTVGAEGIVLGCKWNGAIADDPEQFANASAELYQDSDFWKTSQNTGFELLKSRFDRSKFEPELLTRIKSIMENLEKHRKNNFMGSMLMHHTMNSTKFMSKWIEEKNK, from the coding sequence ATGCCTGTTCAGAAAAATTTACTCATCATCGGAAAAGTGTGGCCAGAACCGAAATCTTCGGCAGCAGGCAGCCGGATGATTCAACTTATTGAATTATTTCTTGATGATGGGTGGGACATTACATTTTCGAGCCCGGCGGCAAAAAGTGATTATTCATTTGACCTTTCTGAAATTGGCGTAGATGAACAACCGATACTTCTGAACGATTCTTCATTTGATGATTTCATCCGTCAATTAAACCCGGATGCAGTGCTTTTCGACCGCTACATGACCGAAGAACAATTTGGTTGGAGAGTTGCGGAAAACTGTCCTGATGCGCTACGAATTCTTGATACGGAAGATCTCCACTGTTTGCGGAATGCACGTCAAAATGCATGGAAAAAAAACTTGAAATTTGAAGTAGATGATCTGCTTTCTGAAGAGACGGCAAAAAGAGAAATTGCCAGCATTTTGAGATGTGACTTGTCGCTGATTATCTCTGATGTTGAAATTCAAATTCTAAAAGATGCTTTTCATATTGATGAGAAATTACTTCTCTATCTGCCGTTTCTTTTGAATTTTGATAAAGAACCGTTTCATGAACCCACGCTTAGTTTTGAAGAGCGAAATGGATTTGTTGCTATCGGAAATTTCAGACATGAGCCAAATTGGAACGCCGTTCTGTGGTTGAAAGAGGAAATCTGGCCGTTCATTCGGGCGAAGTTGCCATCAGCGAAACTGTATGTCTATGGTTCCTATCCCGCAAAAAAAAACTTTCAACTCAGCAATCCTGATGATGGTTTTTTGATTAAAGGCAGGGCAAGCGATGCAAAAGAGGTAATCGGAAAAGCAAAAGTTCTGTTGGCACCTTTACGATTTGGTGCTGGAATTAAAGGAAAATTAGTAGAAGCGATGTTGTGCGGAACTCCTTCTGTCACCACAACCGTTGGTGCGGAAGGGATCGTGTTGGGCTGCAAATGGAATGGTGCAATCGCCGATGATCCTGAACAGTTTGCAAATGCTTCTGCCGAGCTTTATCAGGATTCAGATTTTTGGAAAACGTCACAGAATACAGGATTTGAATTGCTCAAAAGCAGGTTTGACCGGTCAAAATTTGAGCCGGAATTATTAACCCGGATCAAATCAATCATGGAAAACCTCGAAAAGCACCGGAAAAATAATTTTATGGGATCCATGCTGATGCATCACACCATGAATAGCACAAAATTCATGAGTAAGTGGATCGAAGAAAAAAACAAGTAG
- a CDS encoding aspartate:alanine exchanger family transporter → MDFLSHTYFALFFIIVCGFLLGRIQIRGVSLDVSAVIFVALIFGHFGIQIPADFQYLGLVLFIFTIGIQAGPGFFTSFKKHGRELAILATFLILISAVITFLIFTFLGVDKNLCIGLLTGALTSTPGLAAAIDITGSSLASIGYGIAYPFGVIGVILFVNFLPRILRKSVSEAEEKYKEEQIEEYPEVVTKNFIVENENVTGQSIGELRIRSMTKAVVSRVMHGDISITPKQDTILHKGDLIKAVGTKDALEKVELLIGSPTDVHIPLSKEYDVRSILVTNKEVVNKSLLQLNILQTYNATVTRVRRSGISFSPNSTLRLQMGDKLMVACNKEDMKQVSRFFGDNDTRLSDTDFLPIAVGIIIGILAGKFSISFGSFTFSLGLTGGILLTALWLGRMGKTGPFIWTMSGGANQLLRQLGLLFFLAAVGTSAGSSLVYTFTEYGLSLFIYGLLITLVPLILTTIIAQYFFEINLLTFLGTLTGSMTSTPGLATVDSMSDSDAASIAYATVYPVAMVLLIVAVQILSLI, encoded by the coding sequence ATGGATTTCTTGTCACACACCTATTTTGCCCTGTTTTTTATCATTGTTTGTGGTTTTCTATTAGGTAGAATTCAAATCAGGGGAGTTTCGCTGGATGTTTCTGCCGTCATTTTTGTGGCCCTGATTTTTGGACATTTTGGAATTCAGATTCCCGCAGATTTTCAATACCTGGGTCTCGTACTTTTTATATTCACGATTGGGATTCAGGCTGGTCCCGGATTCTTCACATCTTTCAAAAAGCATGGGAGAGAACTGGCAATTTTAGCAACTTTTTTGATTTTGATTTCAGCTGTAATCACTTTTCTGATCTTTACATTTTTAGGAGTTGATAAAAACCTTTGTATTGGTCTGTTAACCGGAGCGCTGACAAGTACTCCCGGCCTTGCAGCAGCCATTGATATTACGGGGTCCTCACTCGCATCTATTGGCTATGGAATTGCCTATCCGTTTGGTGTAATAGGTGTGATTCTGTTTGTAAACTTTCTGCCGCGTATTCTTCGCAAGTCGGTTTCTGAAGCAGAAGAGAAGTATAAAGAAGAACAGATTGAAGAATATCCCGAAGTAGTTACGAAAAATTTTATTGTTGAAAATGAGAATGTAACCGGCCAAAGTATTGGTGAACTGAGGATACGAAGTATGACTAAAGCGGTCGTCTCGCGGGTAATGCATGGAGATATCTCAATTACCCCAAAACAGGATACCATTTTACACAAAGGTGATCTGATTAAGGCCGTTGGCACAAAAGATGCACTTGAAAAAGTAGAGCTGTTAATCGGATCACCAACTGATGTGCACATACCATTGAGCAAAGAGTATGATGTTCGCTCCATTCTTGTCACGAATAAAGAGGTCGTGAATAAGTCGCTGCTTCAATTGAATATTCTTCAAACCTACAATGCCACAGTAACCCGTGTGAGGCGTTCAGGAATTTCATTTTCGCCAAATTCCACACTTCGTTTGCAGATGGGAGATAAGTTGATGGTTGCCTGTAATAAAGAAGATATGAAACAGGTAAGTCGCTTCTTTGGTGATAATGATACTCGGCTATCTGATACGGATTTTCTTCCAATAGCCGTCGGAATTATAATTGGTATTCTTGCGGGGAAGTTCAGTATCAGTTTTGGGTCGTTTACATTTAGCCTGGGACTAACAGGTGGAATTTTACTGACAGCTTTGTGGCTTGGCCGAATGGGGAAAACCGGTCCATTTATATGGACGATGTCAGGCGGAGCCAATCAGCTTTTACGGCAGCTGGGTTTACTTTTTTTTCTGGCTGCAGTAGGTACAAGTGCAGGTTCCAGTTTAGTTTATACATTTACAGAATATGGATTATCCCTATTTATTTACGGGCTCTTAATCACATTGGTTCCGCTGATCCTCACAACGATAATCGCTCAATATTTCTTTGAGATAAATCTGTTAACTTTTTTGGGAACGCTAACGGGTAGTATGACCAGTACTCCCGGCCTGGCTACGGTCGATAGTATGTCAGATTCCGATGCAGCGTCCATTGCATACGCAACTGTATATCCTGTTGCAATGGTATTATTAATTGTGGCTGTACAAATTTTAAGTTTGATTTGA
- a CDS encoding Nramp family divalent metal transporter → MKDENRDRPKDPYILTEEEIKDPPETFWGTLKHLGPGFVMSAAIVGSGELIATTTLGARAGFVTFWVIILSCLIKVTLQLEFGNHAISNGETVMSAFNRLPGWKYRDINWTIWTWLFIQLFKLLQVGGIVGGVAITMNIFFPSLNVTIWTFIAAILAALLVFRGYYTFVERFSLVMIAFFTVLTFLSVYFLQFTDFAYSWQDIAYGLKFNLPTATVGVAIAAFGLTGVGGDEIMYYHYWCIEKGYAAYTGPAANNPEWVKRAKGWIKVMYWDAVLSMIVYTLVTAAFYILGAAVLHAQDRVPEGYQMIETLSGMYTETLGPGARNMFLICAVVVLFSTLFSALASWTRIFADAFGKLGFLNFHDIEQRRKAIAIFAWVFPLLWALMFLFVQLPVLMVIIGGFFTSVLLLIVVFAAIHFRYKQLKVELKPTIFYDIAFWVSVIAILMAAIYSIFRFF, encoded by the coding sequence ATGAAGGATGAAAACAGGGATCGTCCCAAAGATCCTTACATACTAACCGAAGAGGAAATCAAAGATCCCCCCGAAACTTTTTGGGGAACTCTCAAACATCTTGGCCCTGGTTTTGTAATGTCAGCAGCGATTGTAGGATCTGGGGAATTGATCGCCACCACAACGTTGGGTGCAAGAGCAGGATTCGTAACCTTTTGGGTGATAATACTGAGTTGCCTGATCAAAGTGACCCTCCAGTTAGAATTCGGCAACCATGCCATCAGTAATGGTGAAACCGTAATGAGTGCGTTTAACCGTTTGCCGGGTTGGAAATACAGAGATATTAACTGGACAATTTGGACGTGGCTTTTTATCCAGCTTTTTAAGCTTTTGCAAGTTGGCGGAATTGTGGGAGGCGTAGCCATCACCATGAATATTTTCTTCCCCTCCTTAAATGTTACAATCTGGACATTTATCGCGGCGATACTCGCGGCATTGCTTGTCTTTAGGGGCTATTACACATTTGTTGAGCGGTTCTCGCTGGTGATGATCGCTTTCTTTACTGTGCTCACATTTCTATCGGTTTACTTTTTACAGTTTACGGATTTTGCTTACTCGTGGCAGGATATTGCATATGGTCTCAAGTTCAATCTGCCAACCGCAACGGTTGGGGTGGCCATTGCCGCTTTTGGTTTGACGGGTGTTGGCGGGGACGAAATCATGTATTATCACTACTGGTGTATCGAAAAAGGATACGCAGCTTATACCGGTCCGGCAGCAAATAACCCGGAATGGGTGAAGCGGGCGAAAGGCTGGATTAAAGTGATGTATTGGGATGCCGTACTTTCCATGATTGTTTACACCCTGGTTACAGCGGCATTCTATATTTTGGGAGCTGCGGTTTTACATGCACAAGATCGCGTTCCGGAAGGATACCAAATGATCGAAACTCTTTCGGGGATGTATACAGAAACCCTCGGCCCCGGTGCCAGGAATATGTTTTTGATTTGTGCCGTAGTTGTTCTCTTCTCTACGCTTTTTAGTGCGTTGGCCAGCTGGACCCGAATCTTTGCTGATGCCTTTGGCAAACTTGGGTTTCTAAATTTCCATGATATTGAACAAAGAAGAAAAGCCATTGCCATTTTTGCGTGGGTATTTCCTTTGCTTTGGGCATTGATGTTTTTGTTTGTTCAATTGCCTGTGTTGATGGTAATCATCGGTGGATTCTTTACATCAGTCCTTCTTCTGATTGTCGTTTTTGCAGCTATCCACTTCCGTTACAAACAATTAAAAGTGGAATTAAAACCGACCATTTTTTACGATATTGCTTTTTGGGTAAGTGTAATCGCCATTTTGATGGCGGCGATTTACAGTATTTTCAGGTTTTTCTGA
- a CDS encoding lytic murein transglycosylase encodes MNRQESTMHPYSFNILIPLFASQLLLINPVSVDNTSPKNEESLRTIMVQEEISEDSADQVYPTRLNSLIEYFESKDLDLKSLLDDPQFEIYDGIGDRFRKSAEKKIGTLEDYKRVLGFDDKKGRIGAFMTTYSSPLQEAQETYQIPKYVIAAIIGIESDFGKNIGRYNPLNVYVSMYNEDYRADFAKAQLEELLIFTNRNNIDVFELKSSYAGAMSYGQFIPYSINRWFVGEDIFDMTNNIHSIANYLAHFYEVTGSLEGAVYRYNPSSLYRDAILALADEAEKEYVSTSGSE; translated from the coding sequence TTGAACCGACAAGAAAGTACCATGCACCCCTATTCATTCAATATTCTTATTCCCCTGTTTGCGAGCCAACTTTTACTGATTAATCCGGTTTCTGTTGATAATACGTCGCCAAAAAATGAAGAATCGCTTCGTACAATAATGGTTCAGGAAGAAATTTCTGAGGATTCAGCAGACCAGGTTTATCCGACAAGATTGAATTCTCTGATTGAGTATTTCGAATCAAAAGATCTGGATTTAAAATCGCTACTCGATGATCCGCAATTTGAGATTTACGATGGAATTGGAGATCGCTTTCGAAAATCAGCCGAAAAGAAAATCGGAACTCTGGAAGACTACAAACGGGTATTGGGCTTCGATGATAAAAAAGGACGTATCGGAGCATTTATGACAACCTATTCCAGCCCTCTCCAAGAAGCTCAGGAGACATACCAAATTCCTAAATATGTTATTGCTGCAATTATTGGAATAGAGTCTGATTTCGGGAAAAATATCGGTCGCTATAATCCTCTGAATGTTTACGTATCTATGTATAATGAAGATTATCGTGCAGATTTTGCAAAAGCCCAGTTGGAAGAACTTCTGATCTTTACAAACCGGAATAATATCGATGTTTTTGAGCTCAAATCGAGTTATGCAGGAGCGATGTCATACGGTCAGTTTATCCCGTATTCCATTAATCGATGGTTTGTGGGAGAGGATATTTTCGACATGACAAATAATATCCATTCCATTGCCAATTACCTGGCTCACTTTTATGAAGTGACAGGTTCGCTGGAAGGCGCTGTTTACCGGTACAATCCCAGCAGTTTATATCGGGATGCCATATTAGCCCTGGCAGATGAAGCTGAGAAAGAATACGTAAGTACGTCCGGTTCTGAGTAA
- a CDS encoding alpha-L-fucosidase: MMKRTIFLILAICFITLLSACQESEEKDSKEETALTREQILNESEEDFDDRMEWWRDAKFGLFIHWGPYAVPAGVYNGKRIDNTTGEWIMNGAQIPIEEYEEYSRQFNPTQYNAEEWVQIAKDAGMKYIIITSKHHDGFGLWESEVGDYNSAEYAEIQKDLLDDLKVAADRHDIKLGFYHSIMDWHHPDAQAPHYPTYNTSEKSNPNFDSYVENYLIPQVRELVEEYDPAVMWFDGEWIPEWKHEQAVDMYVMLRQMDPEMIINNRVDVGRKGMQGMNEEGGAFVGDFGTPEQEILESTSDFDWESCMTMNDTWGYKEYDDNWKSSENLIFNLVDVAAKGGNYLLNVGPTAEGLIPQPSVERLADMGDWMAINSEAIYATERLQNHFSEGENIRYTKKKGEPVYYGITFDTSGESVQFSYLQPEEGSEVTLLGHDQPLNWEFTDEGGLTIQIPQKVMDNQSAETALVFKITGKEVS; the protein is encoded by the coding sequence ATGATGAAAAGGACTATATTTCTCATTCTAGCTATATGTTTTATAACGCTGCTTTCTGCCTGCCAGGAATCAGAAGAAAAGGACTCCAAAGAGGAAACAGCTCTCACCCGTGAACAAATTCTCAACGAATCCGAAGAAGATTTTGATGACCGAATGGAGTGGTGGCGTGATGCAAAATTCGGCCTTTTCATCCACTGGGGACCCTATGCAGTACCAGCAGGTGTTTATAATGGCAAACGAATTGACAATACCACCGGAGAATGGATTATGAACGGTGCTCAAATCCCGATTGAAGAATATGAGGAGTATTCCCGGCAATTTAATCCTACTCAATACAATGCAGAAGAATGGGTACAAATCGCGAAAGATGCAGGGATGAAATACATCATTATAACGTCCAAGCATCACGATGGATTTGGTTTGTGGGAATCAGAGGTTGGGGATTATAACTCGGCCGAATATGCAGAAATTCAAAAAGACCTTTTAGATGATCTGAAAGTTGCCGCTGACAGACACGACATAAAACTCGGTTTTTATCACTCCATTATGGATTGGCATCATCCGGATGCTCAGGCGCCTCATTATCCAACCTACAATACCAGTGAAAAATCAAACCCCAATTTCGACAGCTATGTTGAAAATTACCTGATTCCGCAGGTTCGCGAATTGGTAGAAGAGTACGATCCCGCTGTTATGTGGTTTGATGGAGAATGGATTCCGGAATGGAAACACGAACAAGCAGTAGATATGTACGTGATGCTTCGCCAGATGGACCCTGAAATGATCATCAATAATCGTGTGGATGTAGGCAGAAAGGGAATGCAGGGAATGAACGAAGAAGGCGGTGCATTCGTCGGCGATTTTGGTACGCCTGAGCAGGAGATTCTTGAGAGCACCAGCGATTTTGACTGGGAATCCTGCATGACAATGAATGATACCTGGGGATATAAAGAATACGATGACAACTGGAAATCCTCAGAAAACCTGATTTTTAATCTTGTTGATGTTGCTGCAAAAGGAGGGAATTACCTCCTGAATGTAGGGCCAACTGCAGAAGGATTGATTCCACAGCCAAGCGTTGAGCGTCTTGCAGATATGGGCGACTGGATGGCCATAAACTCGGAAGCCATTTATGCCACAGAACGTCTTCAAAATCATTTCAGTGAAGGAGAAAATATTCGATACACAAAAAAGAAAGGCGAACCGGTTTACTACGGAATAACTTTTGACACTTCAGGTGAATCCGTTCAATTCAGCTATCTTCAACCGGAGGAAGGTTCCGAAGTAACTCTTCTTGGGCATGATCAACCTTTGAATTGGGAGTTTACAGATGAGGGTGGGCTTACCATTCAGATACCACAGAAAGTGATGGATAATCAGTCAGCTGAAACAGCGTTGGTCTTCAAAATCACGGGGAAAGAAGTTAGCTAA
- a CDS encoding TolB family protein, translated as MVKSFFYLIIPILFSLIIGFTGSFSSHKINDLGIFENTLDIGDVKHEGRVSYDPKTGGYTLIGSGENMWFDHDEFRYLWAPIQGDFILRAELEFIGEGVDPHRKIGWTVRNTLTPNSAMVNAAVHGNGLTSLQYRKEVGAETLESVSSDSLPNVVELSRIGGTFIMKTAKKGEPFTIVEVSDVELRNEVFAGIYISAHNADVVETAVFKNVRITKPAPADMTQYQQYLGSRLEILDIETGIQKVIHRSEHSIQAPNWTVDDKRLVFNSNGYLYNYWFDDGKITYLNTGNITNNNNDHVLSLDGTMIGISSQHPETGSSTIYIMPVEGSDNPKQVTKPEAGHSFLHGISPDNQTVIFTGFRNGNPNLFGADVNTGEETQLTDTPTLDDGSEYSPDGKYIYFNSNRTGAMQIWRMDADGSNETQLTFDEDFNDWFPHISPDGKKMVFVSFGTDVDSGDHPFYKNVTLRMMPVEGGEPKIIAYLYGGQGTINVPSWSPDSKKIAFVSNTGRFF; from the coding sequence ATGGTTAAATCGTTTTTTTATTTAATAATTCCGATTCTATTCAGCCTGATCATTGGATTTACAGGATCATTTTCCAGTCACAAAATTAATGATCTGGGAATCTTTGAGAACACACTCGACATCGGTGATGTAAAACATGAGGGGCGTGTATCGTACGATCCGAAAACAGGAGGGTATACTCTCATTGGTTCTGGCGAGAATATGTGGTTTGATCATGATGAATTTCGATATCTCTGGGCTCCCATTCAGGGTGATTTTATCCTTCGTGCCGAACTCGAATTCATAGGTGAAGGTGTAGATCCACACCGGAAAATTGGCTGGACGGTTCGGAATACACTCACTCCTAATTCTGCGATGGTAAATGCGGCGGTTCATGGAAATGGGCTGACATCCCTTCAATATCGAAAAGAAGTGGGTGCAGAAACCCTGGAAAGTGTCTCTTCTGATAGTTTACCGAATGTTGTTGAGTTATCAAGGATTGGCGGTACATTTATCATGAAAACTGCAAAAAAAGGAGAGCCTTTTACCATTGTGGAAGTTTCGGATGTGGAGTTGAGAAACGAGGTGTTTGCCGGTATCTATATCAGTGCTCACAATGCAGACGTGGTTGAAACGGCAGTGTTCAAGAATGTAAGAATTACCAAACCGGCCCCGGCTGATATGACTCAATATCAGCAATATCTGGGAAGCCGATTGGAGATACTCGATATCGAAACGGGAATTCAGAAAGTAATTCACAGAAGTGAACATTCCATTCAGGCTCCAAATTGGACGGTAGATGATAAGCGTCTAGTTTTTAATTCGAATGGATATTTATACAATTATTGGTTTGATGACGGTAAAATTACGTATCTGAATACCGGAAATATTACCAATAATAACAACGATCATGTTCTTTCTTTGGATGGCACCATGATCGGGATCAGTAGCCAACATCCTGAGACGGGAAGTTCCACGATCTATATCATGCCTGTTGAGGGAAGCGACAATCCGAAACAAGTTACAAAACCAGAGGCTGGCCATTCGTTTCTACATGGAATTTCGCCGGATAATCAAACCGTGATATTTACCGGTTTCCGAAATGGCAATCCCAACCTTTTTGGTGCTGATGTAAATACCGGGGAGGAAACTCAGCTGACCGATACACCTACTTTGGATGACGGATCGGAATATTCACCGGATGGAAAGTATATTTACTTCAATTCCAATCGAACAGGAGCAATGCAAATTTGGCGAATGGATGCCGACGGAAGTAATGAAACACAGCTCACTTTTGATGAGGATTTCAACGATTGGTTTCCGCATATTTCGCCGGACGGTAAAAAGATGGTTTTTGTGAGTTTTGGAACCGATGTAGATTCCGGAGACCATCCTTTCTACAAAAATGTAACGCTCCGCATGATGCCTGTTGAAGGTGGAGAACCGAAAATTATTGCATATTTGTATGGTGGACAAGGAACCATCAATGTGCCGAGTTGGTCACCCGATAGCAAAAAAATTGCGTTTGTAAGCAATACCGGCCGATTTTTTTAA
- a CDS encoding outer membrane beta-barrel protein — protein sequence MNKFTYAIILSLGMFLLAAISAQAQTITAGGGVGYGSKSEDFNFQVNAYYSIPNLPLRIGGDVGFSKPEDNLTQIEGNANVHLMLLDKELISIYGLTGLNVLYSKISVGDVSDSSTDTGLNVGGGAEVDLGFGRAFGEAKYVLGSEREEQLVLGVGVRVAITN from the coding sequence ATGAATAAATTTACATATGCTATTATTCTATCATTAGGTATGTTTTTGTTGGCAGCCATTTCTGCACAGGCACAAACAATTACTGCAGGGGGAGGAGTCGGATACGGGAGTAAATCCGAAGATTTTAATTTCCAGGTAAATGCTTATTACAGCATTCCGAATTTGCCACTAAGAATTGGAGGGGATGTGGGTTTTTCAAAACCGGAAGATAATCTTACCCAAATTGAAGGAAATGCAAATGTTCACCTGATGCTGCTGGATAAAGAACTGATAAGTATTTATGGACTGACCGGCTTGAATGTGCTTTATTCGAAAATTTCTGTTGGTGATGTTTCTGATTCCAGCACAGATACCGGATTAAATGTTGGTGGCGGTGCTGAGGTCGACCTGGGTTTCGGAAGGGCATTCGGTGAAGCTAAATATGTTTTGGGCAGCGAAAGAGAAGAACAACTGGTACTTGGAGTAGGTGTTCGTGTAGCTATAACTAATTAG